The Acidimicrobiales bacterium genome has a segment encoding these proteins:
- a CDS encoding phosphodiester glycosidase family protein, which translates to MTPEDLDTRFDVGFETPPPPGPPPSGPPPRERRRRRHRRRPRLWTDVSTRGRAVRSAIAAVLLVCIAWFGWSFGHALTVPGGAGLGANATEWVRDHGGAGIVRWVEREWYLHHQPPKGGRPAPGLIPSAGPSTKAPTAKGPPHLPAPASVVPLANPPLPGEGEWHPIGRPVGGLPAVYSAFVRPDPVHTSLVTGVAWMDTDLLRAKLYSGSEVPGGTWPTMTPVPPELRPSMVGVFNSGFRLQDSRGGYYTDGRLAKPLVDGAASLVIRTDGVPTVAKWGRDAVMGPDIASVRQNLALIVDAGTPVPGLQSDSNVAWGATFGNAVLAWRSGVGVTANGAIVYAGGPGLSVYTLAQVLSHAGAVRAMELDINSAWVNYISYAQAPGLPAAPETGTKLLPSMQWTTGHSFDASTRDSVVMSATPGADALAGKTTPTSSTTPAQRPTHR; encoded by the coding sequence GTGACGCCCGAGGATCTGGACACCCGATTCGACGTCGGCTTCGAGACGCCGCCGCCCCCGGGGCCTCCTCCCTCGGGCCCGCCGCCGCGTGAGCGCCGCCGGCGCCGGCACCGGCGCCGTCCGCGGCTCTGGACGGATGTCTCGACCCGTGGCCGTGCCGTTCGGAGCGCCATCGCCGCAGTGCTGCTGGTCTGTATCGCCTGGTTCGGTTGGTCGTTCGGTCACGCCCTGACCGTTCCCGGTGGGGCCGGCCTCGGTGCCAACGCCACCGAGTGGGTGCGCGACCACGGCGGAGCCGGCATCGTGCGATGGGTCGAGCGCGAGTGGTACTTGCACCACCAGCCCCCGAAGGGCGGTCGCCCGGCGCCTGGCCTCATTCCCTCTGCCGGTCCTTCGACAAAGGCGCCGACCGCCAAGGGTCCCCCGCACCTGCCAGCACCGGCTTCGGTCGTCCCCCTGGCCAACCCGCCCCTGCCGGGCGAGGGCGAGTGGCATCCGATCGGGCGTCCGGTCGGGGGGCTGCCGGCGGTGTACTCGGCCTTCGTGCGGCCCGACCCCGTCCACACCAGTCTCGTCACCGGCGTGGCGTGGATGGACACCGACCTGCTCCGGGCCAAGCTCTACTCGGGGTCGGAGGTCCCCGGCGGGACCTGGCCCACCATGACTCCCGTCCCCCCCGAGCTTCGGCCGAGCATGGTTGGCGTGTTCAACTCGGGCTTCCGCCTGCAGGACTCCCGCGGCGGCTACTACACCGACGGCCGGCTGGCCAAGCCCCTGGTTGACGGCGCCGCATCCCTGGTCATCAGGACCGACGGCGTGCCGACTGTCGCCAAGTGGGGGAGAGACGCCGTCATGGGTCCTGACATCGCGTCGGTACGCCAGAACCTTGCTCTCATCGTCGACGCGGGAACCCCGGTGCCCGGCCTGCAGAGCGACTCCAACGTCGCTTGGGGTGCCACGTTCGGGAACGCCGTCCTCGCCTGGCGTTCAGGTGTGGGCGTCACTGCCAACGGGGCCATCGTGTACGCGGGAGGCCCCGGGCTCAGCGTGTACACCCTGGCTCAGGTCCTGTCCCACGCCGGAGCCGTGCGGGCCATGGAGCTGGACATCAACAGCGCCTGGGTGAACTACATCTCCTACGCCCAGGCTCCCGGCCTTCCCGCGGCGCCGGAGACCGGGACCAAGCTGCTCCCCAGCATGCAGTGGACGACCGGGCACAGCTTCGACGCCAGCACCCGTGACTCGGTGGTCATGTCGGCCACGCCGGGAGCGGACGCCCTGGCCGGCAAGACCACTCCCACGAGCTCGACCACACCCGCTCAGCGGCCCACCCATAGGTGA
- a CDS encoding glucose 1-dehydrogenase: protein MSEPTLDPLDRFRLDGRVVLLTGASSGIGEHLARVLHQAGGHLVLAARRADRLEGLAAELDDAMPVACDVSRDEDLERLVGQALDRHGRIDVLVNNAGTSDPLPAEDEPAERFREVMGVNLTAAFVLTQLVGRQMLERASGVVVNVASVLGLVGSGQIPQAGYVASKGGLVNLTRELAAQWARRGVRVNALAPGWFRTEMTEVLFADEGGQRWIRRKTPMGRAGELHELDGALLFLASDASSYVTGQVVTVDGGWTAI, encoded by the coding sequence GTGAGCGAGCCGACGCTCGACCCTCTCGACAGGTTCCGCCTCGACGGGCGGGTGGTGCTGCTCACGGGCGCGTCCAGTGGTATCGGGGAGCACCTGGCCCGGGTCCTGCACCAGGCGGGCGGCCACCTGGTCTTGGCCGCCCGGCGCGCCGATCGCCTCGAGGGGCTGGCGGCCGAGCTCGACGATGCCATGCCCGTTGCCTGCGACGTGAGCAGGGACGAGGACCTGGAACGCCTGGTGGGGCAGGCGCTGGACCGCCATGGCCGCATCGACGTGCTGGTGAACAACGCCGGCACGTCCGACCCGCTGCCCGCCGAGGACGAGCCGGCTGAGCGTTTTCGTGAGGTGATGGGGGTCAACCTGACGGCCGCTTTCGTCCTCACCCAGCTCGTGGGGCGCCAGATGCTCGAGCGGGCGAGCGGCGTTGTGGTCAACGTCGCCTCGGTGCTCGGGCTGGTGGGGTCCGGGCAGATACCTCAGGCCGGCTACGTGGCCAGCAAGGGGGGTCTCGTCAACCTCACCCGGGAGCTGGCGGCTCAGTGGGCGCGCCGAGGCGTGCGGGTGAACGCCCTGGCTCCGGGGTGGTTCCGCACGGAGATGACCGAGGTCCTCTTCGCCGACGAGGGCGGGCAGCGCTGGATCAGGCGCAAGACACCGATGGGCCGGGCGGGCGAGCTGCACGAGCTCGACGGCGCCCTGCTGTTTCTCGCCAGTGACGCCAGCAGCTACGTGACGGGCCAGGTAGTCACCGTTGATGGGGGATGGACAGCGATCTGA
- a CDS encoding zinc-binding dehydrogenase codes for MRAATIMDGALVVADRPDPVPGTGQLLVRTRAAGINAADLLQVRGAYPAPPGSPADIPGMELAGEVVGVGPDVERFGTGDRVMAVVGGGAQAELVLVNERTAVPVPDSMTWDAAGGFPEAYTTAHDALFTQCQLTLGEHLLVHGAAGGVGTAAVQLAAAGGARVTATVRRAELRPAVAALGANVVGPEEFGAHGPFDVVLELVGAPNMAANLASLANGGRISVIGIGAGATAEIDLLALMMLRSRIVASTLRARPLEAKADAARRLERQALPLLAAGRLQVPIAARFALEQVTEAYEHFATPGKLGKVVVLTDA; via the coding sequence ATGAGGGCAGCCACGATCATGGACGGCGCTCTGGTGGTCGCCGACCGACCCGATCCGGTTCCCGGCACGGGCCAGCTCCTGGTTCGAACGCGGGCCGCCGGCATCAACGCCGCCGACCTGCTCCAGGTCCGGGGCGCCTATCCCGCTCCCCCCGGCAGCCCGGCCGACATACCCGGGATGGAGCTGGCGGGCGAGGTGGTGGGCGTGGGACCTGACGTCGAGCGGTTCGGAACCGGCGACCGGGTCATGGCGGTGGTCGGCGGAGGTGCCCAGGCGGAGCTGGTCCTCGTGAACGAGCGGACGGCGGTGCCGGTCCCCGACAGCATGACCTGGGACGCCGCCGGTGGCTTTCCCGAGGCCTACACGACAGCGCACGACGCCCTGTTCACCCAGTGCCAGCTCACTCTGGGTGAGCACCTTCTTGTCCACGGCGCTGCCGGTGGCGTGGGCACGGCCGCCGTCCAGCTGGCCGCAGCCGGAGGCGCCCGGGTCACCGCGACTGTCCGCCGCGCCGAGCTCCGCCCGGCAGTGGCTGCCCTCGGCGCCAACGTGGTGGGCCCCGAGGAGTTCGGCGCCCACGGGCCGTTCGATGTCGTGCTGGAGCTGGTCGGAGCGCCCAACATGGCCGCCAACCTGGCGTCACTCGCCAACGGCGGCCGGATCAGCGTCATCGGGATCGGGGCCGGCGCCACCGCCGAGATCGACCTCCTCGCGCTCATGATGCTGAGGTCCCGCATCGTCGCTTCCACGTTGCGGGCCCGTCCGCTCGAAGCAAAGGCGGACGCGGCGCGACGGCTCGAGCGCCAGGCGCTGCCCCTCTTGGCCGCCGGCCGGCTGCAGGTGCCGATCGCCGCCCGCTTCGCCCTCGAGCAGGTGACCGAGGCATACGAACACTTCGCCACTCCGGGCAAGCTGGGCAAGGTGGTCGTGCTCACGGACGCGTGA
- a CDS encoding NlpC/P60 family protein, translated as MTTRWRRYLALVASATTVVVYPLAAGPKPAAGDPAGDLQAQASTLAAQIDDQNAQQDHLTEQYDLARIRADSVSAEVAAAKAQVTDNEQRVSALDDRLRTEAVSSFMDGGTSQSTDVLRGVAYDSLLRQQYLDVLAGDEHQIVGHLRQARQALQARQAALEVDQQHAQAALTSVASAGQAAAAQTAAEEATLSRVKGQLVGLVAQAQQQRQAATAIAASSTPRLSPSHGGAPAGPAQAPNGGASAAVYWAEQEVGKPYQYGGAGPDSFDCSGLTMWAWGHAGVSLPHSSNMQYDDTSRVSQSDLQPGDLIFENWGGESPAPGHVGIYVGNGQMVVADHTGTNVAYQPAIRSGYYGAGRVR; from the coding sequence ATGACCACCCGGTGGCGCCGGTACCTCGCCCTTGTTGCTTCGGCCACAACCGTCGTGGTCTACCCGCTGGCGGCGGGGCCCAAGCCCGCGGCCGGGGATCCGGCGGGAGACCTGCAGGCCCAGGCCAGCACCCTCGCCGCTCAGATCGACGACCAGAACGCGCAGCAGGACCATCTCACCGAGCAGTACGACCTGGCGCGGATCCGAGCTGATTCGGTCTCGGCCGAGGTGGCGGCGGCGAAGGCCCAGGTCACCGACAACGAGCAGCGGGTGAGCGCCCTCGACGACCGGCTGCGCACGGAAGCCGTCAGCTCCTTCATGGATGGAGGGACCTCCCAGTCGACCGACGTGCTGAGGGGCGTCGCCTACGACTCCCTGCTGCGTCAGCAGTACCTCGACGTGCTGGCGGGAGACGAGCACCAGATCGTGGGCCACCTGCGCCAGGCCCGCCAGGCCCTCCAGGCCAGGCAGGCCGCCCTCGAGGTCGACCAGCAGCACGCGCAGGCGGCCTTGACCTCGGTCGCCAGCGCCGGGCAGGCCGCCGCCGCCCAGACGGCCGCAGAGGAAGCCACCCTTTCTCGGGTGAAGGGCCAGCTCGTCGGCCTCGTGGCCCAGGCCCAGCAGCAGCGTCAGGCTGCCACGGCAATCGCCGCCAGCTCGACCCCCCGGCTGAGCCCGAGCCACGGAGGGGCGCCCGCCGGGCCCGCCCAGGCGCCCAACGGTGGAGCGTCGGCGGCCGTGTACTGGGCCGAACAGGAGGTGGGGAAGCCGTACCAGTACGGAGGGGCGGGGCCTGATTCCTTCGACTGCTCGGGGCTCACCATGTGGGCCTGGGGGCACGCCGGCGTGTCACTGCCGCATTCCTCGAACATGCAGTACGACGACACCAGCCGAGTCTCCCAGAGCGATCTGCAACCGGGAGACCTCATCTTCGAGAACTGGGGCGGCGAGTCGCCCGCGCCTGGTCACGTCGGCATCTATGTGGGCAACGGCCAGATGGTTGTGGCCGACCACACCGGCACGAACGTCGCCTACCAGCCGGCGATCCGCAGCGGGTACTACGGGGCCGGTCGGGTCCGGTAG
- a CDS encoding class II fumarate hydratase, whose protein sequence is MSDLSAGGEQRIEHDSMGEVRVPAAARWGAQTQRAVENFPISGMRIDRSLIAALAAIKAAAALVNGRLGVIEADVAEALHHAAIQVEEGRWDDHFPTDVFQTGSGTSSNMNMNEVLASLAGERLGREIRPNDEPNASQSSNDVFPSAIHVAACRGIVSELIPALEHLCEVLRERSRRFAGVVKSGRTHLMDATPVTLGQEFGGYASATENGVGRLRDSLPRLGELPLGGTAVGTGLNAPEGFASAVIDELATRLRLPLTEARDHFELQGARDALVEVSGVLRTVSLSLYKMCNDLRWMASGPRAGLAEIRLPDLQPGSSIMPGKVNPVVPEAVCQVVAQVIGNDATVAFGGATGQFELNVMLPVIARNLLESVRLLTAASRALADKCVAGIEADEERCRTYALSSPAIATALNPYIGYEQAARVVKQAMAEGKDLRTVVLELGLLNEDEVDKALDVEAMTRGGILR, encoded by the coding sequence ATGAGTGATCTGTCAGCCGGTGGTGAGCAGAGAATCGAGCACGACTCGATGGGTGAGGTGCGGGTTCCGGCCGCTGCCCGGTGGGGGGCCCAGACACAGCGGGCGGTCGAGAACTTCCCCATCTCGGGGATGCGGATCGACCGCTCGTTGATCGCCGCCCTGGCGGCCATCAAGGCGGCGGCCGCGCTGGTCAACGGACGCCTGGGAGTCATCGAGGCGGATGTCGCCGAGGCCCTGCACCACGCTGCCATCCAGGTGGAGGAAGGCCGGTGGGACGACCACTTCCCGACCGACGTGTTCCAGACGGGATCGGGCACGTCGTCCAACATGAACATGAACGAGGTCCTGGCCAGCCTGGCGGGCGAGCGCCTTGGCCGTGAGATCCGACCGAACGACGAGCCCAACGCCTCGCAGTCGTCCAACGACGTGTTCCCCTCCGCGATCCACGTGGCTGCGTGCCGCGGGATCGTGTCGGAGCTCATTCCCGCCCTCGAGCACCTGTGCGAGGTCCTGCGTGAGCGCAGTCGCCGGTTCGCCGGGGTGGTGAAGTCGGGTCGGACCCATCTGATGGATGCCACACCGGTGACCCTCGGTCAGGAGTTCGGCGGGTACGCCTCGGCGACGGAGAACGGCGTCGGGCGTCTGCGCGACAGTCTTCCCCGGCTGGGCGAGCTTCCGCTCGGTGGCACCGCCGTCGGAACCGGCCTCAACGCTCCAGAGGGCTTCGCGTCGGCCGTGATCGACGAGCTGGCCACCAGGCTGCGGCTGCCGCTCACCGAAGCCCGTGATCACTTCGAGCTGCAGGGCGCCCGGGACGCCCTCGTCGAGGTCTCCGGCGTGCTGCGCACCGTGTCCCTGTCGCTGTACAAGATGTGCAACGACCTGCGCTGGATGGCGAGCGGCCCCCGGGCGGGGCTTGCCGAGATCCGCCTGCCGGACCTGCAACCCGGATCCTCGATCATGCCCGGCAAGGTCAACCCAGTGGTCCCCGAGGCGGTCTGTCAGGTCGTCGCCCAGGTGATCGGGAACGACGCCACGGTGGCCTTCGGAGGGGCCACCGGGCAGTTCGAGCTCAACGTGATGCTGCCGGTGATCGCCCGCAACCTGCTCGAGTCGGTGCGCCTGTTGACCGCGGCCAGCCGAGCCCTGGCCGACAAGTGCGTGGCGGGCATCGAAGCAGACGAGGAACGCTGCCGGACCTACGCCCTCTCGTCGCCCGCCATCGCCACCGCCCTCAACCCCTACATCGGCTATGAGCAGGCGGCCAGGGTGGTGAAGCAGGCGATGGCGGAGGGCAAGGACCTTCGCACCGTCGTCCTCGAGCTGGGCCTGCTGAACGAGGACGAGGTCGACAAGGCCCTCGACGTCGAGGCCATGACCCGAGGCGGCATCTTGCGCTGA
- a CDS encoding dienelactone hydrolase family protein, giving the protein MGEIIEFPSNGTTAQGYLATEGTGPGVVVIQEYWGLVDHIKEVCDRFSAQGFVALAPDLFHGQQAREPDEAGKLMMAMRLDQTAKDMSGAVDAVKARCSSRGVGVVGFCMGGGLALALACQRPDLVKAVAPFYGLIPWSDLQPDYSKLDAAVQGHFAEHDDMAGPKAARELEDTLTALGKRARMYIYPGTQHAFFNDDRPEVFDATAARESWEKLLPFLRDELLH; this is encoded by the coding sequence ATGGGCGAGATCATCGAGTTCCCGAGCAACGGCACGACGGCTCAGGGCTACCTGGCCACCGAGGGCACCGGCCCTGGTGTCGTCGTCATCCAGGAGTACTGGGGCCTGGTCGACCACATCAAGGAGGTGTGCGACCGCTTCTCGGCCCAGGGCTTCGTGGCCCTGGCGCCCGACCTCTTCCACGGTCAGCAGGCCCGGGAGCCCGACGAGGCCGGCAAGCTGATGATGGCGATGCGCCTGGACCAGACGGCGAAGGACATGAGCGGGGCCGTCGACGCGGTGAAGGCGCGCTGTTCGAGCCGGGGAGTAGGCGTGGTCGGGTTCTGCATGGGTGGAGGGCTGGCCCTGGCGCTGGCCTGCCAGCGTCCCGACCTGGTGAAGGCTGTTGCTCCCTTCTACGGGCTGATCCCCTGGTCCGACCTGCAGCCCGACTACTCCAAGCTCGACGCCGCCGTCCAGGGCCACTTCGCCGAGCACGACGACATGGCCGGCCCCAAAGCGGCGAGAGAGCTGGAGGACACGTTGACGGCCCTGGGCAAGCGGGCCCGGATGTACATCTATCCCGGTACGCAGCACGCCTTCTTCAACGACGATCGGCCCGAGGTGTTCGACGCCACCGCCGCCCGGGAGTCCTGGGAGAAGCTGTTGCCCTTCCTGCGGGATGAGCTGCTGCACTAG
- a CDS encoding CoA ester lyase, producing the protein MSARSRDLPRRSCLSVPGSSERFLEKAPNVAADMTFLDLEDSVAPLEKESARAKVVDAIKNHDWGERVMCVRVNAWDTKWTYGDIAEVVGNAGDRLEEVMLPKTQSAAEVVALDLLLTQVEANAGLPAGHIGIEAQIETTRGLINVEEICAASPRLETIVFGPADFAASMEMPVLTGGVSIPEYPGDHFHYVFSKILMAGRANSLQVIDGPFLKIRELDALREYCMRTRTLGYDGKWALNPDQVTVLNEVFSPTQEQYDRALAILAAYREATEDDRKGAVMFGDEMIDEASRKMAVKFVTRGERAGLTPGAG; encoded by the coding sequence ATGTCAGCGCGATCCAGGGATCTGCCCCGCCGCTCCTGCCTGTCCGTGCCCGGCTCGAGCGAGCGCTTCCTCGAGAAGGCCCCCAACGTGGCGGCCGACATGACCTTCCTGGACCTCGAGGACTCTGTCGCGCCCCTGGAGAAGGAGTCGGCGCGCGCCAAGGTCGTCGACGCCATCAAGAACCACGACTGGGGCGAGCGGGTGATGTGTGTCCGCGTCAACGCCTGGGACACGAAGTGGACCTACGGCGACATCGCGGAGGTCGTTGGCAACGCGGGGGATCGCCTCGAAGAGGTCATGCTGCCCAAGACGCAGTCAGCGGCCGAGGTGGTGGCGCTCGATCTGCTCCTCACCCAGGTCGAGGCCAACGCCGGGTTGCCCGCCGGTCATATCGGCATCGAGGCCCAGATCGAGACCACTCGGGGCCTGATCAACGTGGAGGAGATCTGCGCCGCCTCGCCGCGCTTGGAGACGATCGTGTTCGGGCCGGCCGACTTCGCCGCCTCGATGGAGATGCCGGTGCTGACCGGAGGGGTCTCGATCCCTGAGTACCCGGGCGACCACTTCCACTATGTCTTCTCCAAGATCCTCATGGCCGGGCGGGCCAACAGCCTTCAGGTGATCGACGGCCCGTTCCTCAAGATCCGGGAGCTCGACGCTCTGCGCGAGTACTGCATGCGGACGAGGACCCTCGGGTACGACGGCAAATGGGCGCTCAATCCCGACCAGGTGACCGTGCTCAACGAGGTGTTCTCGCCGACCCAGGAGCAGTACGACCGGGCTCTCGCCATCCTCGCCGCCTACCGGGAAGCCACCGAGGACGACCGCAAGGGGGCGGTCATGTTCGGCGACGAGATGATCGACGAGGCCAGCCGCAAGATGGCCGTCAAGTTCGTAACCAGGGGGGAGCGGGCGGGGCTGACCCCCGGCGCCGGCTAG
- a CDS encoding glycosyltransferase, with product MSVDPVDRPVIDAVVPARNEAPTVATVVEACRQCSAVREVIVVDDGSVDDTAERAAAAGAKVIHRGDATGGVGGSKAHAMEAGVAASDAPAVLFVDADLLGLTDDHLDEVCRPFLDGTATMSVGWFDYGAWNPLVLRLPPTTGERVVPRWVFEAIPPAKRDGYTIEIMINEVIAEGRLPTTARIMRGVTHRTKREKLGRLEGSWRTWEMFWTLLSLPLTGVVRWRTYWFYLRGLTVER from the coding sequence ATGTCCGTCGACCCCGTTGACCGGCCCGTCATCGACGCCGTGGTTCCGGCGCGCAACGAGGCGCCCACAGTGGCGACAGTGGTCGAGGCGTGCCGGCAGTGCTCCGCCGTGCGTGAGGTGATCGTGGTCGACGACGGCTCGGTCGACGACACCGCCGAGCGGGCGGCGGCAGCCGGCGCCAAGGTGATCCATCGCGGCGATGCCACCGGGGGCGTCGGTGGTTCGAAGGCACACGCCATGGAGGCCGGCGTGGCCGCGTCGGACGCCCCGGCGGTGCTCTTCGTCGACGCCGATCTGCTGGGCCTGACCGACGACCACCTCGACGAGGTCTGCCGCCCTTTCCTCGACGGCACGGCGACGATGTCGGTGGGCTGGTTCGACTACGGAGCCTGGAACCCGCTCGTGCTCCGGTTGCCTCCGACGACCGGGGAACGGGTCGTGCCCCGCTGGGTCTTCGAGGCGATCCCGCCGGCGAAGCGGGACGGCTACACGATCGAGATCATGATCAACGAGGTCATCGCCGAGGGTCGCCTGCCCACAACAGCCCGGATCATGCGCGGCGTCACCCACCGCACCAAGCGCGAGAAGCTCGGCCGTCTGGAAGGGTCCTGGCGTACGTGGGAGATGTTCTGGACCCTGCTGTCGCTACCGCTCACCGGCGTCGTCCGCTGGCGGACCTACTGGTTCTACCTACGGGGCCTCACCGTCGAGCGCTGA